From a region of the Castanea sativa cultivar Marrone di Chiusa Pesio chromosome 10, ASM4071231v1 genome:
- the LOC142611653 gene encoding homeobox protein BEL1 homolog, whose amino-acid sequence MAREHFEDKSGTMVSSAGFCYSDVSSSNPTIQTHLVNQIQGYESNQEIFNLTTGMEMIGFSKNLQQQSDSNSVMWKGLYGKSQSHAGPSSSKTINESTSDFYQHEFNKSDFTTGISETSSENLIVGAHDNTGAWQENRLLVDDSLRCVFPCEGNERPSQGLSLSLSSSNPSTIGLQSFELRHANHHNHGEQDDMRFMASSSRDGFYGKSSNIQQQQMMQDVFLGKATNHHEEQFQLRNSKFLAPTQELLNEFCCSLGTKQTDQQKQKSHKAKQWEEDNGSSSSRKQALYSLEYMELQKRKTKLLSMLEEVDRRYRNYCNQMKAVVSSFEAVAGHGAATVYSALASKAMSRHFRCLKDGIVSQIQATKKAMGEKDPVAPGTTKGETPRLRILDQTLRQQRAFQQMSMMESHPWRPQRGLPERSVSVLRAWLFEHFLHPYPSDVDKHILARQTGLSRSQVSNWFINARVRLWKPMVEDMYLEEIKERENNMTSSDGVTNLDENGRQNQNPPPTRPEDQKPTQDQLDRIDSECLSSIITNPDKNDSKTSKTLQDHHMHHQQHSFGRVAAETYGSMELDFSSYNHHSAGGGGAVSYPSDSNANQNNYNGGGGGGGGGVSLTLGLQQHGGSGVSLAFSPASQNSLFYARDHIEDCQPVQYSLLDGEGQNLPYRNLMGAQLLHDLAG is encoded by the exons ATGGCTCGAGAACACTTTGAAGATAAATCCGGGACTATGGTATCTTCAGCTGGCTTTTGTTACTCAGATGTTTCATCTAGTAACCCAACTATTCAGACTCATCTAGTGAATCAGATCCAAGGCTATGAGTCCAACCAAGAGATCTTCAACTTGACCACTGGCATGGAGATGATAGGGTTTTCAAAGAATCTACAGCAACAAAGTGATAGTAACTCAGTCATGTGGAAAGGGCTCTATGGGAAGTCTCAAAGCCATGCTGGTCCATCCTCTTCAAAGACCATCAATGAGTCCACTAGTGATTTCTATCAGCATGAGTTCAATAAGTCTGATTTCACAACTGGGATTTCTGAAACAAGTAGTGAGAACCTAATAGTTGGAGCACACGACAATACTGGTGCTTGGCAAGAGAATAGATTGCTTGTTGATGATTCTTTGAGGTGTGTGTTTCCTTGTGAAGGAAATGAAAGGCCAAGTCAGGgtctttcactctctctttcttcaagCAATCCTTCAACTATAGGGTTACAATCTTTTGAGCTAAGGCACGCTAATCATCACAATCACGGTGAACAAGATGATATGAGGTTTATGGCTTCAAGTTCTAGAGATGGGTTTTATGGGAAATCATCAAacattcaacaacaacaaatgatGCAAGATGTGTTTTTGGGAAAAGCTACAAATCATCACGAGGAACAGTTCCAGCTCAGGAACTCAAAGTTCTTGGCCCCTACACAGGAACTTTTGAATGAGTTCTGTTGTAGCCTCGGAACAAAGCAAACTGATCAACAAAAGCAAAAGTCCCACAAAGCCAAGCAATGGGAAGAGGATAATGGCAGTAGTTCTTCCAGAAAGCAAGCTCTTTACTCACTTGAATACATGGAATtgcagaaaagaaaaacaaaactgcTTTCAATGCTTGAAGAG GTGGACAGAAGGTACAGGAACTATTGTAATCAGATGAAGGCCGTGGTGTCATCCTTTGAAGCTGTGGCTGGCCATGGTGCTGCCACGGTCTACTCAGCTTTGGCTTCAAAGGCCATGTCAAGGCATTTTAGATGCTTGAAAGATGGGATTGTGAGTCAGATTCAGGCTACCAAGAAAGCCATGGGAGAGAAAGATCCTGTTGCTCCAGGCACAACCAAAGGAGAAACACCAAGGCTACGTATTCTTGATCAGACACTGAGGCAACAAAGGGCTTTTCAGCAAATGAGCATGATGGAAAGCCATCCATGGAGACCCCAACGTGGCCTTCCTGAACGATCTGTTTCTGTCCTTCGAGCTTGGCTTTTCGAGCACTTTCTCCACCC GTACCCAAGCGATGTTGATAAACATATCTTGGCCCGCCAAACTGGTCTATCAAGAAGCCAG GTATCCAATTGGTTCATTAATGCAAGGGTCAGGCTGTGGAAACCTATGGTCGAAGACATGTACCTAGAAgagataaaagagagagaaaacaacaTGACTTCCTCAGATGGGGTTACTAATCTCGATGAGAATGGCCggcaaaatcaaaacccacctCCAACACGCCCTGAGGATCAAAAACCTACACAAGACCAGCTTGACAGAATTGACTCTGAGTGCCTATCATCCATCATCACTAATCCAGATAAGAATGACTCTAAAACCAGTAAAACCCTCCAAGACCACCACATGCACCATCAACAACATAGTTTCGGGAGGGTTGCAGCTGAGACATATGGGTCAATGGAGCTGGACTTTTCTTCTTATAATCACCACTcagctggtggtggtggtgcagTTTCTTATCCTAGTGACAGTAATGCTAATCAGAATAACTacaatggtggtggtggtggtggtggtggtggagtgTCTTTGACATTAGGGTTGCAACAGCATGGTGGGAGTGGTGTGAGCTTAGCCTTCTCACCCGCCTCTCAGAACTCTCTGTTCTATGCAAGAGACCACATTGAAGATTGCCAACCAGTTCAGTACTCGCTTTTAGATGGTGAAGGTCAGAATCTACCATACAGAAATTTGATGGGTGCACAGTTGCTCCATGACTTGGCTGGATAG
- the LOC142614251 gene encoding phosphoglycerate mutase-like protein AT74H: MANLSLTLSPLIFLTGSQAMATLSHTLPSASALPILQPKTFTSNSIKCCENQRETVKLSTNGLATFPEKNALHSSAAATVRPPRPRRIILVRHGQSEGNLDETAYTRIADPKIALTEKGMAEAEECGLEIREMIEQDKIENWKVYFYVSPYRRTLQTLKSLARGFERSRIAGMRVEPRLREQDFGNFQDREKMRHEKAIRMLYGRFFYRFPNGESAADVYDRITGFRETLRSDIDIGRFQPPGDRNPGMNLVIVSHGLTLRVFLMRWYKWTVEQFEQLNNLGNGKIIVMEKGYGGRYSLLMHHSEEELRDFGLSDDMLMDQDWQKFARPGELNYDCPMMNSFFTHFADEGCKT; the protein is encoded by the exons ATGGCCAATCTTTCTCTCACACTCAGTCCACTTATCTTTTTGACTGGCTCTCAAGCCATGGCCACTCTTTCTCACACTCTACCCTCAGCCTCAGCACTACCAATCTTGCAACCAAAAACCTTTACTTCCAACTCCATCAAATGCTGTGAGAACCAAAGGGAGACTGTTAAGCTGTCCACTAATGGGTTGGCTACTTTTCCCGAGAAGAATGCTCTTCATAGTTCAGCTGCTGCTACTGTTCGACCTCCTAGGCCTCGCCGGATAATCCTGGTCAGACATGGACAGAGTGAAGGGAATCTTGATGAGACTGCTTACACACGAATTGCTGATCCAAAGATTGCACTGACAGAGAAAGGAATGGCTGAAGCTGAGGAATGTGGGTTAGAAATTAGAGAGATGATTGAGCAagacaaaatagaaaattggaAGGTCTACTTCTATGTGTCTCCCTATAGAAGAACACTACAAACTTTAAAGAGCCTAGCTCGTGGATTTGAGCGCTCTAGAATTGCTGGCATGAGAGTAGAGCCTCGTCTAAGAGAACAAGATTTTG GCAATTTTCAGGATAGAGAGAAGATGCGACATGAGAAAGCTATCCGCATGCTTTACGGCCGTTTCTTTTACCGCTTTCCCAATGGCGAGTCCGCAGCTGATGTTTATGATAGAATAACAG GGTTCAGAGAAACACTGAGATCAGATATTGATATTGGACGCTTTCAGCCACCAGGCGACCGAAATCCAGGCATGAACTTAGTGATAGTCTCCCATGGTCTAACACTTCGAGTATTTCTAATGAGATGGTACAAATGGACAGTAGAGCAATTTGAGCAGCTAAATAATTTGGGCAATGGAAAAATAATTGTTATGGAAAAAGGCTATGGTGGAAG GTACAGCTTATTAATGCATCATTCTGAAGAAGAGCTAAGAGACTTTGGATTATCAGATGATATGCTAATGGATCAGGACTG GCAAAAATTTGCCAGACCAGGTGAACTAAACTACGATTGCCCAATGATGAATTCCTTCTTCACCCACTTCGCTGATGAGGGCTGCAAGACCTGA